A stretch of the Pseudomonas sp. ACM7 genome encodes the following:
- a CDS encoding pitrilysin family protein: MRCLLFACLLLGSFPSFALDRFQVEGYTLPNGLQLLLKPGTERGHVAIRLVVGVGIDDFSCADKELPHLLEHLLFSGIDATGEGGLEERMQALGGEWNAYTSNADTTFVIEAPAKNQRKVLDLLLALLTQTRIDDNAINAAKQVVEREDGGHYSHLQRWLDRQDLGHTASNQLAVELGLKCPERPEVDHLTREQVETVRKAWYAPNNMTLIVVGDLERLLPAYLERTYGALEAVDPTDHPPLPAIQASAAHERTLSHGFVGGSAKLHWLVPEPVLEDQHDETFDLLKDYLDWALYRQLRLTHSLSYGPSAEREVFGGVGFMSLNADLERDDVSKAEKVLDDLKAGLLRDGLNANTFNRLKQAAIARQAWAVQGNSALADYYWSALGDYEDGRFANPAKELQGVTLEEANKAMRELLMQPGYLRIEKPLMSDDQLMWAIGGVLGLIVLMLLGWRLHRRAPRTV; encoded by the coding sequence ATGCGTTGTCTGTTGTTCGCCTGTCTGTTGCTTGGCTCATTCCCTTCATTTGCCCTGGATCGCTTTCAGGTCGAGGGCTATACGCTGCCCAACGGCCTGCAATTGCTGCTCAAACCCGGCACCGAGCGTGGGCATGTGGCGATTCGTCTGGTGGTCGGCGTCGGCATCGATGATTTCAGTTGCGCTGACAAGGAGTTGCCGCACCTGCTTGAGCACTTGCTGTTCAGCGGCATCGACGCCACGGGCGAAGGCGGGCTGGAAGAACGCATGCAGGCCTTGGGCGGCGAGTGGAACGCCTACACCAGCAACGCCGACACGACGTTCGTCATTGAAGCCCCGGCGAAAAACCAGCGCAAGGTCCTCGACCTGCTGCTGGCGCTGCTGACCCAGACCCGAATCGACGACAACGCCATCAACGCCGCCAAACAAGTGGTCGAGCGCGAGGACGGCGGCCATTACTCGCACCTGCAACGCTGGCTGGATCGCCAGGATCTTGGCCACACGGCGAGTAATCAGCTGGCGGTGGAACTGGGCCTCAAATGCCCCGAGCGGCCTGAGGTCGATCACCTGACCCGCGAACAAGTGGAGACGGTACGAAAGGCCTGGTACGCGCCCAACAACATGACCCTGATCGTCGTCGGCGACCTTGAGCGCTTGCTGCCGGCCTATCTGGAACGGACTTATGGCGCGCTTGAAGCGGTCGACCCGACTGATCACCCGCCCCTGCCGGCCATCCAGGCCAGTGCTGCACATGAGCGGACCCTGAGTCACGGTTTTGTCGGCGGCAGTGCCAAGTTGCATTGGCTGGTGCCAGAGCCGGTGCTGGAAGACCAGCACGACGAAACCTTCGACTTGCTCAAGGACTATCTGGACTGGGCGCTCTACCGCCAGCTGCGCCTGACTCATAGCTTGTCCTACGGGCCTTCGGCCGAGCGCGAGGTGTTTGGCGGTGTGGGCTTCATGAGCCTGAACGCAGACCTTGAGCGCGATGACGTCTCCAAGGCCGAAAAGGTGCTGGATGATCTGAAGGCGGGGTTGCTCAGGGACGGTCTCAATGCCAACACCTTCAACCGCCTCAAGCAGGCCGCCATCGCCCGCCAGGCCTGGGCCGTGCAAGGCAACAGCGCGTTGGCCGATTATTACTGGAGTGCCCTTGGGGACTACGAGGACGGCCGTTTCGCCAACCCGGCCAAGGAACTGCAAGGGGTGACGCTGGAGGAAGCAAACAAGGCCATGCGTGAATTGCTCATGCAACCGGGGTATTTACGCATCGAGAAACCGCTGATGAGTGATGACCAGTTGATGTGGGCGATTGGCGGGGTGTTGGGGCTCATCGTATTGATGCTGCTGGGTTGGCGCTTGCATCGAAGGGCACCACGAACCGTGTAG
- a CDS encoding Na/Pi cotransporter family protein: MLTLLNLLSAVALLIWGTHIVRTGILRVYGSNLRHVIGRNMSKRLLAFISGIVVTAMVQSSNATAMLVTSFVGQGLMALTPALATMLGADVGTALMARVLTFDLSWLSPLLIFLGVIFFLSRKQTRVGQMGRVSLGLGLIILALQLIVEAAAPITQAQGVKVIFASLTGDILLDALVGALFAMVSYSSLAAVLLTATLAGAAVISLPVAIGLVIGANIGSGILAFLSTSMQNAAGRQVALGSLLYKLIGLLLIIPVLDPLVHWIDSLDFSPQEMVIGFHLLYNTARCLILLPSVGAMARLCAWLLPERPEINGTAKPRHLDPTALVTPSLALANAARETLRIGDLIDNMLEAMLDVLNGKQTAVTQEMRRLTDDVESLYSAIKLYLAQMPREDLSEQDSRRWAEIIELAINLKLASDVIERMLRKVQQQKTSQRRSFSEVGLEELAGLHSQLISNLRLGLSVFLSADKESARQLLREKRRFRAQERRLAHAHVSRLQRKIVQSIETSSLHLELIADMKRLNSLFCSSAYVVLETSDTGALAVDDFADITHSP; encoded by the coding sequence ATGCTCACCCTGCTCAATTTGTTATCTGCCGTGGCCTTGTTGATTTGGGGCACACACATCGTCCGAACCGGCATCCTGCGGGTCTACGGTTCAAACTTGCGCCACGTGATTGGCCGGAACATGTCCAAGCGCTTGCTGGCGTTCATCTCGGGGATCGTCGTGACGGCGATGGTCCAGAGCAGCAACGCCACCGCCATGCTCGTCACCTCCTTTGTCGGTCAGGGCCTGATGGCGCTGACCCCGGCCCTGGCGACGATGCTCGGGGCCGATGTCGGTACCGCGCTGATGGCGCGGGTGCTGACCTTCGATCTGTCGTGGCTGTCGCCGCTGCTGATCTTTCTTGGGGTGATTTTCTTCCTGTCGCGCAAACAGACCCGGGTCGGACAGATGGGCCGGGTCAGTCTCGGCCTGGGGCTGATCATCCTGGCGCTGCAACTGATCGTCGAGGCTGCCGCGCCGATTACCCAAGCCCAAGGCGTGAAAGTGATTTTCGCCTCGCTCACCGGCGACATCTTGCTGGATGCCCTGGTCGGCGCCCTGTTTGCGATGGTTTCCTACTCCAGCCTGGCCGCCGTCCTGCTGACCGCGACCCTGGCCGGTGCCGCAGTGATCAGCCTGCCTGTGGCCATCGGCCTGGTGATCGGCGCCAACATCGGCAGCGGCATCCTTGCCTTCCTCAGCACCAGCATGCAGAACGCCGCTGGCCGTCAGGTGGCGTTGGGTAGCCTGCTCTACAAACTGATCGGCCTGTTGCTGATCATCCCGGTACTCGACCCGTTAGTGCACTGGATCGACAGCCTGGATTTCAGCCCTCAGGAAATGGTCATCGGCTTTCACCTACTCTATAACACCGCGCGCTGCCTGATCTTGCTGCCCAGTGTCGGGGCGATGGCCAGGCTCTGCGCGTGGCTGCTGCCGGAGCGGCCGGAAATCAACGGCACTGCCAAACCGCGGCATCTTGATCCAACAGCGCTGGTCACGCCCAGCCTGGCGCTCGCGAATGCCGCCCGGGAAACCCTGCGCATCGGCGACCTGATCGACAACATGCTCGAGGCCATGCTCGACGTGCTGAACGGCAAGCAAACCGCCGTTACCCAGGAAATGCGGCGCCTGACCGATGATGTTGAATCGCTTTACAGTGCGATCAAGCTCTATCTGGCGCAAATGCCCCGTGAAGACCTCAGCGAGCAGGACAGCCGGCGTTGGGCAGAAATCATCGAGTTGGCGATCAACCTTAAACTCGCCAGCGACGTCATCGAACGCATGCTGCGCAAGGTTCAGCAGCAGAAAACCTCGCAGCGCCGGTCTTTTTCCGAGGTCGGCCTGGAAGAGTTGGCGGGGCTGCACAGTCAGTTGATTTCCAACCTGCGCCTGGGGTTGTCGGTGTTCCTCAGTGCCGATAAGGAAAGTGCCCGCCAGTTATTGCGTGAGAAACGTCGCTTTCGCGCACAGGAACGGCGCCTGGCCCATGCTCACGTCAGCCGATTGCAACGTAAGATCGTGCAGAGTATCGAGACCAGTTCGTTGCATCTTGAGTTGATTGCCGACATGAAGCGTCTGAATTCGCTGTTTTGCAGCAGCGCGTATGTGGTGCTGGAAACTTCCGACACCGGCGCCCTGGCTGTCGACGATTTCGCTGACATCACGCATTCGCCTTGA